From Bacillus pumilus, one genomic window encodes:
- a CDS encoding uberolysin/carnocyclin family circular bacteriocin, producing MTETRNEIKLHVLFGALAVGFLMLALFSFSLQMLPVADLAKEFGIPGSVAAVVLNVVEAGGAVTTIVSILTAVGSGGLSLIAAAGKETIRQYLKAQIKKKGRKAVIAW from the coding sequence ATGACAGAAACAAGAAACGAAATCAAACTACATGTTCTTTTTGGTGCTTTAGCAGTAGGTTTCCTTATGCTAGCTCTTTTTTCCTTCTCGCTACAGATGCTGCCAGTTGCTGATCTAGCAAAAGAATTTGGTATTCCAGGCAGTGTTGCAGCTGTTGTTTTGAACGTTGTTGAAGCGGGCGGAGCTGTTACAACAATCGTCTCCATTTTAACTGCTGTAGGATCAGGTGGTCTTTCTCTTATTGCAGCGGCTGGTAAAGAGACCATTCGTCAGTACCTTAAAGCCCAAATTAAGAAAAAAGGCCGTAAAGCCGTTATTGCTTGGTAA
- a CDS encoding NUDIX hydrolase, with translation MKRVDVVSAIIYDEEENMLMVKNVKGYWELPGGTVEKGEHLQQAVVREVKEETGYVCKVNELHSVR, from the coding sequence TTGAAACGAGTAGACGTAGTATCAGCTATTATTTATGATGAGGAAGAAAATATGTTAATGGTCAAAAATGTAAAGGGTTATTGGGAACTTCCAGGCGGTACTGTAGAAAAAGGTGAACACCTGCAGCAGGCCGTGGTCCGTGAGGTGAAAGAAGAGACAGGGTATGTTTGCAAAGTAAATGAACTTCATTCGGTTCGATAA
- a CDS encoding polysaccharide deacetylase family protein → MSMKWKISLVLCGLAIIIGIAAFYHNQQASGTEKKKVEPDASYKEVEIVTLVNDGRYLRYAVNYPVFHQKKLDQEMKRFAETALDKFKTSFSEASDVDEDHRYELNIDYEITHYAKQTAAIKFNTYELKGGVKGAHQTKLFNFDFKKQHFLSIDDLFLSKKEDLQKLSHMTFDELKKDRSLAENEHLLKQGTSPSAEHYQYFAIKDRFIEFYFPAGQIAPDKKGPQVLAIKKTVLKGMLKPEYIHKEKNKNEKKEPIPKRKLVKLPKQATFNPNQKAIALTFDDGPNPSTTSKILKALKENKGHATFFVLGSRVQYYPDMLGEIRKGGNEIGNHSYSHPLLTRLPLKQAIKQVEDTQQIIEKAGGFTPTHFRPPYGGTNGQINEAVNMKVTLWDVDPEDWKYRNSQYVANYILTHASSGETVLMHDIYDTSANAAVTIIKELTKQGYQLLTVSELEQWKEARAKKGESNT, encoded by the coding sequence GTGTCAATGAAATGGAAAATCAGTCTCGTCCTATGCGGACTTGCAATCATCATCGGAATCGCTGCGTTTTATCATAATCAGCAGGCAAGCGGGACAGAGAAGAAGAAGGTAGAACCAGATGCGAGCTATAAAGAAGTTGAAATTGTCACTCTCGTGAATGACGGGAGATACTTGAGATATGCTGTGAACTATCCAGTGTTTCATCAAAAAAAGCTAGATCAAGAGATGAAAAGATTTGCAGAAACAGCGCTCGACAAATTCAAAACATCATTTAGTGAAGCAAGCGATGTCGATGAAGATCATCGATACGAATTAAACATAGATTACGAGATTACTCATTATGCCAAACAAACCGCTGCGATCAAATTCAATACATATGAATTGAAAGGCGGAGTAAAAGGCGCACATCAAACGAAGTTGTTCAATTTTGATTTCAAGAAACAGCATTTTTTATCAATAGATGATTTATTTTTATCAAAGAAAGAAGATCTGCAAAAACTGTCTCATATGACATTTGATGAATTAAAAAAAGATCGCTCTCTTGCTGAAAATGAGCATTTGCTCAAGCAAGGAACGTCTCCTTCGGCAGAGCATTATCAGTATTTTGCCATCAAGGATCGTTTTATTGAATTTTACTTTCCAGCAGGGCAAATCGCACCAGACAAAAAAGGCCCTCAAGTGCTGGCGATTAAAAAAACAGTGCTTAAAGGAATGTTAAAGCCTGAATATATTCATAAAGAAAAGAACAAAAATGAGAAAAAAGAACCGATCCCAAAAAGAAAGCTCGTAAAACTGCCAAAACAGGCAACATTCAACCCAAATCAAAAAGCCATTGCCCTGACATTTGACGATGGACCAAATCCATCCACGACCTCAAAAATTTTAAAAGCCTTAAAAGAAAACAAAGGACATGCGACATTTTTTGTATTAGGCAGCAGGGTTCAATATTACCCCGATATGCTGGGTGAGATCAGAAAGGGTGGGAATGAAATCGGAAATCATTCCTATAGCCATCCTTTACTCACAAGACTGCCGTTAAAACAAGCTATCAAACAAGTAGAAGATACGCAGCAAATTATTGAAAAAGCAGGCGGATTCACACCGACTCACTTTAGACCGCCATATGGTGGAACAAATGGGCAGATCAACGAAGCTGTCAACATGAAAGTCACGCTTTGGGACGTAGATCCTGAGGACTGGAAATATCGCAACAGCCAATACGTCGCCAACTACATTCTCACACATGCGTCTAGCGGAGAAACTGTCTTAATGCACGACATCTATGACACCTCGGCAAACGCAGCTGTCACGATTATCAAGGAATTGACCAAACAAGGATATCAATTATTAACAGTTTCAGAGCTTGAGCAGTGGAAGGAAGCGCGCGCGAAGAAAGGTGAATCGAATACGTAA